A region of the Nitrospirota bacterium genome:
CACCACACGTCCATCCAGGGCAATGGCTTTAAGACACTTGCCGAAGGTGACAAGGTCAGCTTTGATACTGAAAAGAGCCCGAAAGGCCTCAAGGCGATCAACGTTGTAAAATTATAATTAACCGGAAAAGGCCCCCCTATCTATAGCGGGGCCTTTTCATTTGGGAAGAACTCAATAACCGCACAAACAGCGTAATGCTGCTTTCAGGGAATGTATTTTTTTTGCTAAAAAGAATTAAATACGTCGCGGTCTGCTTCTGAGATAAACTCCAGATCACTGGTTTCCAATTCCCCAATCAATTGCGCCATCTCTTCCTGTGTCGCTGCGCGAAACGCCCTCGCCCTTAACTTTTTTACCCGCATTCCCCTCGCATACCAGGCAAAGAATTTACGGAATTGCATAACGCCGACCTCTTCTCCGCGAAGCGCGACAATAAGGGAAAGATGCTCTTTCATGGTCCGCGTAATTTCAAAGACATCGGGCCTGCGCGGCTCCGCCCCGCTCTTCAAATACTCATCTGTCTCACGGAATATCCAGGGATTGCCGAGCGCGCCCCTTGCTATTGCCACGCCGTCGCAGCCTGTCTCATCCAACATTCTTTTAATGAGCGCCGGAGTGAATGCGTCCCCGCTTGCTATCACCGGTATTTGCAATGACTTTTTTACTTCACGTATTATGTCGTAATCGACAGTTCCCCTGTATCCCTGCTCCTTCGTCCTGCCGTGAATAAAAAGACAACTCGCGCCGGCATCCTGCGCGTGGAGCGCTATATCAACCGCATTGATTGAAGCTTCATCCCAGCCGGAACGTATCTTGACCGTGACAGGTAAACGGGTACTATGAACAATTACACTAAGAAGTTTTTGCAGCTTACCGGGTTCCCTGAGAAGCCCCGCCCCTTTCCCTCCTGAAACAACCTTGCTTACGGGACATGCGGCGTTAAGATCTATGATATCGAAATTGTATTTTAAGATAATATCCAGCGCCCTCTTAATTATTTCAGGATCGGATCCAAGTATCTGAACACCCAAAGGTTTGTCGTCCGCAGATACAGAAAGCATTTTCAGAGTGTTCCTGCTTTTAAAAGCCAGTGCCGTGGCGCTTATCATCTCGGTGAATGCGAGTCCGCACCCGAAAGACCTGTTGATAAGGCGATAGGGCATATCGCTTATGCCTGCCATAGGGGCAAGGACCAGAGGTGAAGCAAGCTGTAACTTTCCGATTGCAAGCATAATTATTTATTGTCCTGAGAAAATCTTTTGCGTATCAAAACTCTCACTCCGAATTTTTTTAGGCCCCTGCTCAGCGCGGACAGAGGAAGTCCCATCACGTTGAAAAAATCTCCCTTGATCTTCTCAATGAAAACCGACCCGCGCCCCTGGATCGCATATGCCCCCGCCTTATCCATCGGCTCCTTTGATTTGACATATGAGCTTATATCATCTTCACTGAGCTTCTTGAAATACACCTTTGTTTCAACTGAGCGGGACAATATTTTATCGCTTCCGGTATCCATGATTGTGAAGCCGGTTATTACCGAATGCGCCTTCCCGTTCAGCATACGCAGCATCTTCCCGGCTTCTTTTTCAGTATGCGGCTTGCCTAACAATTTATTCCTGAAAACTATAAATGTGTCCGCCGCGATAATTATTGCATTCTTATATTTATGCGCGACAGCCTCCGCCTTTTTGCGCGAAAGATATCTTGCAAGCTCACGGGGTTTGAACTGCAAATCAAGGTCCTCCTCATAATCA
Encoded here:
- a CDS encoding cold shock domain-containing protein, producing the protein MQGTVKWFNESKGYGFISCEDGSEAFVHHTSIQGNGFKTLAEGDKVSFDTEKSPKGLKAINVVKL
- the dusB gene encoding tRNA dihydrouridine synthase DusB translates to MLAIGKLQLASPLVLAPMAGISDMPYRLINRSFGCGLAFTEMISATALAFKSRNTLKMLSVSADDKPLGVQILGSDPEIIKRALDIILKYNFDIIDLNAACPVSKVVSGGKGAGLLREPGKLQKLLSVIVHSTRLPVTVKIRSGWDEASINAVDIALHAQDAGASCLFIHGRTKEQGYRGTVDYDIIREVKKSLQIPVIASGDAFTPALIKRMLDETGCDGVAIARGALGNPWIFRETDEYLKSGAEPRRPDVFEITRTMKEHLSLIVALRGEEVGVMQFRKFFAWYARGMRVKKLRARAFRAATQEEMAQLIGELETSDLEFISEADRDVFNSF
- the maf gene encoding septum formation inhibitor Maf, which gives rise to MNSHRDTEARRKIILASASPRRREILSLTGLKFSVRASDYEEDLDLQFKPRELARYLSRKKAEAVAHKYKNAIIIAADTFIVFRNKLLGKPHTEKEAGKMLRMLNGKAHSVITGFTIMDTGSDKILSRSVETKVYFKKLSEDDISSYVKSKEPMDKAGAYAIQGRGSVFIEKIKGDFFNVMGLPLSALSRGLKKFGVRVLIRKRFSQDNK